The following are encoded together in the Adhaeribacter arboris genome:
- a CDS encoding sugar phosphate isomerase/epimerase family protein: MQIKFFRAIWGMEEPTLSANLLKIKQAGYEGVEMMVPLEQTAREELRDLLEEFNLDLIASQWAASGSTFSDYLRSFEEHLYTNALLKPLFSNSQTGKDYYTLDQTTQLIQRAAEIAQETGVPVLHETHRGKFTFHTRNTEYFLQKFPDLRLAADFSHWCNVCESYLEDQPEIMALAISRVDHLHARVGHTQSAQVSDPRAPEWQEALQHHLNWWDAIVNTHRQKGTEVFTICPEFGPYPYMPEEPYSRQPLANLWEINLYMKDLLQKRYAQG; encoded by the coding sequence ATGCAGATTAAATTTTTCCGGGCTATTTGGGGAATGGAAGAACCAACCTTGAGCGCCAATTTACTTAAAATAAAGCAAGCCGGTTACGAAGGCGTGGAGATGATGGTGCCTTTAGAACAGACTGCCCGGGAAGAACTACGAGATTTGTTAGAGGAATTCAATTTAGACTTAATCGCCTCGCAATGGGCCGCTAGCGGTAGTACTTTTTCAGACTACCTGCGTTCGTTCGAAGAACATTTGTACACCAATGCCTTATTAAAACCTCTTTTCAGTAACTCGCAAACGGGCAAAGATTATTATACCCTTGATCAAACCACCCAACTGATTCAACGAGCCGCCGAGATCGCGCAGGAAACCGGGGTGCCCGTCTTGCACGAAACACATCGCGGTAAATTTACTTTTCATACCCGCAACACGGAATATTTTTTACAAAAATTTCCGGATTTAAGATTAGCCGCTGATTTTTCGCACTGGTGCAACGTATGCGAATCTTACCTGGAAGATCAGCCGGAAATTATGGCTTTGGCGATTTCGCGGGTAGATCACCTGCACGCCCGAGTGGGACATACTCAATCGGCCCAGGTAAGCGATCCGCGGGCGCCGGAATGGCAGGAAGCATTGCAGCATCACTTAAATTGGTGGGATGCCATTGTCAACACCCATCGTCAAAAAGGTACCGAAGTTTTTACTATTTGCCCGGAATTTGGCCCCTACCCGTACATGCCTGAAGAACCTTATAGCCGCCAGCCATTAGCTAATTTGTGGGAAATTAACTTGTACATGAAAGATTTGCTGCAGAAAAGGTATGCCCAGGGATAA
- a CDS encoding TonB-dependent receptor domain-containing protein, whose product MKNLITLLLILIGPGAVVAQSVNPGKISGSLTDSVTAKPVAYATAALKKENKLFTGTTTEASGAFLITNLPTGNYKLELSFVGYRTKTFPVTLTAEQTTLDLGKIQLSPDTKILSGVTVTGQKALVEDKGDRLVYNAEKDISNAGGTAADVLRKVPTLTVDLNGNVQMRGNSNLKVLVNGKPSAMMARNLADALRQMPANIIKSVEVITSPGAKYDAEGSAGVINIITKKGLQGFNGSTNITAGNFNRSIGTNINYKKKKIGLTLSANTYQYRNQWESENTRTTLFNNQPQNILIQRSIADNTGTGGYGEMSLDFDPDSLSRINFSANVWGGNFPNNSTLYNRLTNPAGQEIQAFRNDRRFRNPYGNGQLDLGYTKTFKKPEQEFSLLTQFSRMPDNYFYDTDSYSLAEQLTYRQHSTNYSRNKEYTVQTDYTHPFTVKGAHDTTSIKLEVGVKGILRDIGSEYRVAESLDGAGELIPNPSQSNDFNYKQQVTSGYTSVRLDTKRKWGLNIGARLEHTDIKGDFVTTQTKLTNQYNNLIPSITLSKGIKTQTFKISYTQRIQRPLIWYLNPWLNASDTLNVNTGNPYLKPELNHATELGYNVTTKKGLSVNTAFYWRYTDNAIEYLTVADPNGVTISKPQNIATRQAYGLNLNVSGQPNKEWNLNGGLDLRYVALRSPALNQSNNGMVWSINFNSTYKLPKDFSLQANGNFGSGWISLQGTNSGYYWYGFAGKREFWDKKASLTLGVNNPFKRSIQQNGKQTAPTFISDNRWSFVNRSVRLTFEWRFGQMTAGGGKQSKKITNDDKGGR is encoded by the coding sequence ATGAAAAATCTAATTACTCTTTTATTAATTCTTATTGGTCCTGGTGCTGTGGTAGCTCAATCCGTAAATCCGGGCAAAATTTCGGGTTCCCTCACTGATTCCGTTACGGCAAAACCCGTGGCCTACGCTACGGCGGCTCTCAAAAAAGAAAATAAGCTTTTTACCGGCACTACTACGGAGGCATCCGGAGCTTTCCTGATTACCAACCTGCCAACCGGTAATTATAAACTGGAACTTTCCTTTGTGGGTTATCGTACTAAAACTTTTCCGGTAACTCTTACCGCCGAGCAAACCACCCTGGATTTAGGAAAAATTCAACTTAGTCCGGATACAAAAATACTGAGCGGCGTAACTGTTACGGGTCAGAAGGCTTTAGTAGAAGATAAAGGCGACCGGTTGGTCTACAACGCTGAAAAAGATATTTCCAACGCGGGCGGAACAGCGGCCGATGTACTCCGGAAAGTTCCCACGCTAACCGTTGACTTAAACGGCAACGTGCAGATGCGCGGCAACAGCAACCTGAAAGTCTTGGTAAACGGCAAACCTTCGGCCATGATGGCCCGCAACCTGGCCGATGCCTTGCGGCAAATGCCCGCCAACATTATTAAATCCGTTGAAGTTATTACCAGTCCCGGCGCTAAATACGATGCCGAAGGCTCCGCCGGCGTCATTAATATTATCACTAAAAAAGGTTTGCAAGGTTTTAATGGCTCAACCAACATTACGGCGGGTAATTTTAACCGCTCTATCGGCACTAATATAAATTATAAAAAAAAGAAAATAGGTTTAACTCTCTCGGCCAACACCTATCAGTACCGTAACCAATGGGAAAGTGAGAACACCCGCACTACTTTATTTAACAATCAACCACAAAACATTCTTATTCAAAGAAGCATTGCCGATAATACGGGTACGGGTGGCTACGGCGAAATGAGCTTAGATTTTGACCCGGATTCCCTGAGCCGGATTAACTTCTCGGCCAACGTGTGGGGCGGAAATTTCCCCAACAACAGTACGCTTTATAATCGCCTCACTAATCCAGCCGGACAGGAAATTCAAGCCTTCCGCAACGACCGGCGTTTCCGGAATCCATACGGCAACGGACAATTAGATTTAGGTTATACCAAAACTTTTAAGAAACCCGAACAGGAATTTTCCTTACTGACCCAATTTAGCCGAATGCCCGATAATTATTTCTACGATACGGATAGCTACTCGCTGGCGGAACAATTAACCTACCGGCAACACAGCACCAATTACAGTCGCAATAAAGAATACACAGTACAAACCGATTACACGCATCCTTTCACGGTAAAAGGCGCCCACGATACTACCAGTATTAAACTAGAAGTGGGCGTAAAAGGAATTCTGCGCGATATTGGCAGTGAGTACCGGGTCGCCGAATCTTTGGACGGAGCCGGTGAGTTAATTCCGAATCCTTCCCAGTCCAATGATTTTAATTACAAGCAGCAGGTTACGTCCGGGTACACCTCAGTGCGTTTAGATACCAAAAGAAAATGGGGCTTAAACATAGGAGCCCGGCTGGAGCACACCGATATTAAAGGTGATTTTGTTACAACCCAAACCAAATTAACTAATCAATACAATAATTTAATTCCGAGCATTACCCTATCCAAAGGCATAAAAACGCAAACGTTTAAAATAAGCTATACGCAACGAATTCAGCGGCCACTTATCTGGTACTTAAACCCTTGGCTCAATGCTAGCGATACCTTAAATGTAAATACCGGCAATCCTTACCTGAAACCAGAGTTAAACCACGCCACCGAGTTAGGTTATAATGTAACCACTAAAAAAGGATTATCGGTTAATACGGCTTTTTATTGGCGCTACACCGATAATGCCATTGAATACTTAACCGTTGCCGACCCAAATGGAGTTACCATCAGTAAACCCCAAAACATTGCCACCCGTCAGGCGTATGGCTTAAATTTAAATGTATCCGGTCAGCCTAATAAAGAATGGAACCTGAACGGAGGTTTAGACCTGCGCTACGTAGCCCTGCGCAGCCCGGCTTTAAATCAGAGTAACAATGGAATGGTCTGGAGTATAAACTTTAACAGCACATACAAATTACCGAAAGATTTTTCATTACAAGCCAACGGCAATTTTGGTTCTGGCTGGATTAGTTTGCAAGGTACTAACTCGGGCTATTATTGGTACGGCTTTGCCGGCAAGCGTGAATTCTGGGACAAAAAAGCCAGCCTTACTTTAGGCGTTAACAACCCGTTCAAACGAAGTATTCAACAAAACGGCAAACAAACGGCGCCCACCTTTATCAGCGATAATCGTTGGTCGTTCGTTAATCGTTCGGTACGGCTAACGTTTGAATGGCGTTTCGGTCAGATGACCGCAGGTGGCGGCAAACAAAGTAAAAAAATCACTAATGACGATAAAGGTGGCCGGTAA
- a CDS encoding CTP synthase: MDSKYIFVTGGVTSSLGKGIISASLAKLLQARGLSVTIQKFDPYINIDPGTLNPYEHGECFVTDDGAETDLDLGHYERFLNIPTSQANNVTTGKIYNHVITQERQGAYLGKTVQVVPHITDEIKRRLLLLGQTGVYDIVITEIGGCVGDIESLPFIEAVRQLRWELPQSDSLVIHLTLLPYLRAAGELKTKPTQHSVKALSEAGVQPDILVCRSEHPIPLEMRKKIALFCNVKVNSVIESLDAETIYDVPLMMKKEKLDDRVIKKLKVAGKHELNLDSWKEFLGRLKNPTEEVNIALVGKYVELPDAYKSIIEAFIHGGAANECKVRIKTIQSEYITPDNIDMLLGKSDGILVAPGFGSRGFEGKLEAIKYVRERNIPFLGICLGMQCAAVEFARNVLGLSDAASTEMNPDTTNPVIDLMEGQKDITQKGGTMRLGAYICELKKGSRAQHIYGKTKISERHRHRYEFNNQYLQAFEEKGMLATGINPETNLVEVIELQNHPWFVAAQYHPELKSTVLNPHPLFVKFIKAAIHHTKTKNDYLKG, from the coding sequence ATGGATTCTAAATATATTTTTGTGACGGGCGGGGTAACTTCCTCCCTCGGGAAAGGCATTATTTCCGCATCGCTCGCCAAACTTTTACAAGCCCGAGGTCTCTCGGTTACTATTCAAAAATTCGACCCTTACATTAACATCGACCCCGGTACCTTAAATCCTTACGAACACGGTGAGTGTTTTGTAACCGACGATGGCGCCGAAACCGATTTGGATTTAGGCCACTACGAGCGGTTTCTAAATATTCCAACTTCACAAGCCAATAACGTAACTACCGGTAAAATTTATAACCACGTTATTACTCAGGAACGCCAGGGAGCTTACTTAGGGAAAACCGTGCAGGTAGTACCGCACATTACCGACGAAATTAAACGGCGTTTACTTTTGCTCGGCCAAACCGGCGTATACGATATTGTGATTACTGAAATTGGGGGTTGTGTTGGTGATATTGAATCGTTGCCTTTTATTGAAGCCGTGCGCCAGTTACGTTGGGAATTGCCTCAAAGCGATTCGTTGGTAATTCATTTAACGCTACTGCCTTACCTGAGAGCAGCCGGTGAATTAAAAACCAAACCTACCCAACACTCGGTAAAAGCACTTTCGGAAGCTGGAGTACAGCCCGATATTTTGGTTTGCCGGTCGGAGCACCCTATACCGTTGGAGATGCGCAAGAAAATTGCCCTTTTCTGTAACGTTAAGGTAAACTCTGTAATAGAATCGCTGGACGCCGAAACTATTTACGACGTGCCGCTGATGATGAAAAAAGAAAAGCTAGATGACCGGGTTATCAAAAAACTTAAAGTTGCGGGAAAACACGAGTTAAATCTCGACTCCTGGAAAGAGTTTTTAGGCCGTTTAAAAAACCCCACCGAAGAAGTAAATATTGCCTTAGTTGGTAAATACGTGGAGTTGCCAGATGCTTATAAATCCATTATTGAAGCGTTTATTCATGGTGGTGCCGCCAATGAATGTAAGGTCCGTATCAAAACCATTCAATCCGAATACATTACTCCCGACAATATCGACATGCTGTTAGGAAAAAGTGATGGGATTTTAGTAGCACCCGGTTTTGGTAGCCGGGGTTTTGAAGGTAAACTGGAAGCCATAAAATACGTGCGAGAAAGAAATATTCCTTTTCTAGGTATTTGCCTGGGCATGCAGTGCGCTGCCGTTGAATTTGCCCGCAATGTGTTAGGCTTATCAGATGCAGCATCCACGGAAATGAACCCTGACACTACTAATCCGGTTATTGATTTAATGGAAGGGCAGAAAGATATTACCCAGAAGGGTGGTACTATGCGATTGGGTGCCTATATTTGCGAGTTAAAAAAAGGAAGCCGGGCGCAGCATATTTACGGAAAAACTAAAATCAGCGAACGGCATCGGCACCGTTACGAATTTAATAATCAATACTTGCAAGCATTCGAAGAAAAAGGCATGTTAGCCACGGGTATTAACCCCGAAACCAATCTGGTAGAAGTAATTGAATTGCAAAATCACCCCTGGTTTGTCGCTGCCCAATACCATCCCGAATTAAAAAGTACTGTTCTTAATCCGCACCCGCTGTTTGTGAAATTTATAAAAGCGGCTATTCATCACACCAAAACTAAAAACGATTATTTAAAAGGTTAA